In the Paenibacillus sp. FSL H7-0357 genome, one interval contains:
- a CDS encoding Ig-like domain-containing protein, with product MKRKAVIVFWIIALIIGLTPGFVPGTEIQAEEVPSPGAVYFVAENGSDSNSGVEAAPFRTLEKARDTIRQLKQGTGLPDGGVTVYLRGGTYSRTASFLLEEQDSGTADKPVTYKAYPGESVRLNGGQQLEKSWFAPVTDPAVLNRIISPDARSKVLQVELPGHGITDYGVMSRHGYYKANDVSQTPPMELYIEGEGMTLARWPNKGTVQMGNILDPGPTRKDADLQTRGGTFTYTYDRPELWTQADDIWLDGIFGYSWEWSYNKIASIDTENKSITLAYGEMSGLFKNWYPDFHFAQNLLEEIDMPGEYYIDRSQGILYFMPTAAFQADNPEITVSMLKTPMINTANTSYVTFEDLILENGRDSGAVIMGGSHVRLVHSEIRNFTEGGVRINTQSRWLYNDFAKGSGVNHAIVNTHIHHVGGTGVILNGGDRLTLEPGNNVVENSHIHDFAYYHKAYNPAVILTGAGNRISHSEIHDAPHPGILIFGNDHVVEYNNIYDVCKTFSDLGAIYMNLGAAPQERGTVIRRNYFHNIGEGKAGVQGIYPDNFTMGITIEENLFYKMGNSAILNNGGAHVRTKNNIFVDAKVPYDYADLYLGDGPEQQISKNYMQPWHALFEKYNNFAGMPHLVKYPELADFFTENRYYPDTNTFQKNVIYNPTRTISSTTNANGAYDKFNLVQYANNWVTKQDPGFVNLAGGDLNLKTDAAVFEQIPGFQAIPFSEMGISGKAGPYLAPDNIPVQGVVLYDDSLTLGIGKTSTLYSAVLPWNATNNKLQYTSSDPSVVTVDATGKLRGVNLGNAVVTAVSADNPLLKDEVQVTVEVGDGIIDETNFENGRNGWPADANRSIVEADGGNHMYKLLKGATTLNENDFNNYELSFKLKTPPVIPESATFYIFDRLNPGGNGGRIGYRKYADGTSSWILYNAAWGTVKQNALSAPDLLPDTVYNMKIIVKGSEISVYADGKLKLKATDPTFNPSGKVGFYAGGFDYLLFDDIKFMVPTKNVSGLMLDKNSVNMVIDEQTPLQVQFDPSDAENRSVVWQSLNPEIASVDENGTVTAHAKGETVVKVASVANPEATASARIIVSDILHYTDYDSGANGWPVDPNRSIVTVNGNKMYKILKGASALHPKLFTDYDLTFKLRTPAVMPDLGTLYVYDRSVASNSGKIAYKKLADGTSQWILYGPAWTVLQTKNLPTQDLQPDTDYNLRILVDGSSIRVYVNGELRLEGSDPKHNASGTVGFYVGGFSEMWFDDVKFTRIDKTAPVSTAVLTPALPDGADGWYTQPVTVQLNTADTGTSVTDTVYSINGGDTWLPYQGPLTFSQDGQYSLLYRSVDYAGNSEESKTLSFKLDSSAPELTVAEPAPKAYAGTESLTLSWAAIDAMSGVDSAKTVARLDEEAVEPGTQVPLYTLDIGSHTFAVSVSDSAGNRQESTVTFSTYADVSSLKALVGLFKEKSWIDNHGIANSLLVKLVHGQVEAFVHQVQAQSGKHIQAEAASYLLRDANHILQGIGAQDKLQDGIPG from the coding sequence ATGAAGAGAAAAGCGGTCATTGTCTTTTGGATTATTGCCTTGATAATAGGTTTAACCCCGGGGTTTGTCCCGGGTACGGAGATTCAAGCGGAGGAAGTCCCAAGTCCCGGAGCAGTCTATTTCGTAGCGGAAAATGGAAGCGATTCCAACTCTGGTGTGGAGGCGGCTCCTTTCCGTACCCTGGAGAAGGCCAGGGACACCATCCGCCAGCTGAAGCAGGGCACGGGTCTGCCTGATGGCGGCGTTACGGTTTATTTGAGAGGCGGCACATACAGCCGTACCGCAAGCTTCCTGCTGGAGGAGCAGGATTCGGGGACGGCAGACAAACCGGTCACCTACAAAGCATATCCGGGTGAATCCGTGCGGCTGAACGGCGGCCAGCAATTGGAGAAGTCATGGTTCGCCCCGGTAACAGATCCGGCGGTTCTGAACCGGATCATCAGTCCCGATGCAAGATCTAAGGTTCTGCAGGTCGAGCTGCCGGGGCATGGCATTACCGATTACGGAGTCATGAGCCGTCATGGCTACTACAAAGCCAATGACGTAAGCCAGACTCCCCCCATGGAGCTGTACATTGAAGGCGAAGGGATGACTCTGGCGAGATGGCCCAATAAGGGCACGGTCCAAATGGGCAATATTCTTGATCCGGGACCCACCCGCAAGGATGCCGATCTGCAGACCCGGGGAGGCACGTTCACCTATACCTATGATCGGCCTGAGCTCTGGACCCAGGCGGATGATATATGGCTTGACGGGATTTTCGGCTACAGCTGGGAATGGTCGTACAATAAAATTGCTTCTATTGATACCGAGAACAAGTCGATCACATTAGCTTATGGAGAAATGAGCGGCCTCTTTAAAAACTGGTATCCGGACTTCCATTTCGCCCAGAACCTGCTGGAAGAAATCGACATGCCAGGGGAGTACTACATTGACCGGAGCCAAGGCATCCTGTATTTCATGCCGACAGCCGCCTTCCAGGCAGACAATCCGGAGATCACCGTATCCATGCTGAAGACACCCATGATCAATACGGCCAATACGTCGTATGTAACCTTCGAGGACCTGATTCTGGAGAACGGCAGGGATTCCGGGGCGGTCATCATGGGCGGCAGCCATGTCCGGCTGGTGCACTCTGAGATCCGCAATTTCACCGAAGGAGGCGTACGGATCAATACCCAGAGCCGCTGGTTGTACAATGACTTTGCCAAGGGCTCAGGGGTTAACCATGCCATCGTGAATACGCATATCCATCATGTAGGGGGAACAGGAGTCATTCTGAACGGCGGCGACAGGCTGACGCTTGAGCCGGGCAACAATGTGGTGGAGAACAGCCACATCCATGACTTTGCTTATTATCATAAAGCGTATAACCCTGCCGTAATTCTGACAGGAGCAGGGAACCGCATATCACACAGTGAAATTCATGACGCCCCGCATCCGGGGATCCTGATCTTCGGCAACGACCATGTCGTGGAATACAACAACATCTATGATGTGTGCAAGACGTTCTCGGATCTCGGAGCTATCTACATGAACCTGGGGGCTGCACCACAGGAGCGGGGAACGGTCATCCGGAGGAATTACTTCCATAATATTGGAGAAGGCAAAGCCGGGGTTCAGGGGATCTATCCGGATAACTTCACCATGGGAATCACAATTGAAGAAAATCTCTTCTACAAGATGGGCAATTCAGCCATTCTGAACAACGGGGGCGCTCATGTCCGCACGAAGAACAACATTTTTGTCGATGCCAAGGTTCCGTATGATTATGCGGATCTGTATTTGGGCGACGGTCCGGAGCAGCAAATCTCCAAAAACTATATGCAGCCTTGGCACGCTTTGTTCGAAAAATACAATAACTTCGCCGGCATGCCGCATCTGGTCAAATACCCGGAGCTGGCGGACTTCTTTACAGAGAACCGGTATTATCCGGACACGAACACGTTCCAGAAGAATGTGATCTACAATCCGACAAGAACGATAAGCAGCACGACGAATGCGAATGGTGCTTATGATAAGTTCAATCTGGTCCAATACGCAAACAACTGGGTAACGAAACAGGATCCCGGCTTCGTGAATCTGGCGGGCGGCGATCTGAATCTGAAAACGGATGCAGCGGTATTTGAGCAGATACCGGGCTTCCAGGCGATCCCCTTCAGTGAGATGGGAATCTCAGGTAAGGCAGGCCCTTATCTCGCACCGGATAATATTCCCGTCCAAGGTGTCGTGCTGTATGACGATAGCCTTACCCTCGGCATCGGGAAAACATCTACCCTGTACTCGGCGGTTCTTCCCTGGAACGCCACCAACAATAAACTGCAGTATACCTCCAGTGATCCTTCCGTGGTGACAGTAGATGCCACCGGCAAGCTGAGAGGGGTTAACCTGGGGAACGCAGTTGTTACAGCAGTATCCGCCGACAACCCGCTCTTAAAGGATGAGGTTCAGGTGACGGTCGAAGTCGGTGACGGGATTATAGATGAAACGAATTTCGAGAACGGCCGGAATGGCTGGCCGGCCGATGCCAACCGGAGTATCGTGGAGGCCGACGGCGGCAATCACATGTATAAGCTGCTCAAAGGCGCGACCACGCTGAATGAGAACGACTTCAATAATTACGAGTTGAGCTTCAAGCTGAAGACGCCTCCAGTGATTCCGGAATCGGCCACTTTCTATATATTCGACCGGCTGAATCCGGGCGGCAACGGAGGAAGAATTGGATACCGGAAGTATGCTGACGGAACTTCTTCCTGGATTCTCTACAATGCAGCCTGGGGAACCGTTAAGCAGAACGCACTGTCTGCCCCGGACCTGCTGCCGGATACCGTCTACAACATGAAGATCATCGTCAAGGGTTCGGAAATTAGCGTCTATGCTGACGGCAAGCTTAAGCTGAAGGCCACTGATCCGACCTTTAATCCTTCCGGCAAAGTCGGGTTCTACGCCGGCGGCTTTGACTATCTCTTGTTCGATGACATCAAATTTATGGTCCCGACAAAAAATGTCTCCGGGCTTATGCTCGACAAGAACAGCGTCAATATGGTAATCGATGAACAGACGCCACTGCAGGTCCAGTTCGATCCGTCGGATGCCGAGAATCGTTCCGTCGTCTGGCAGTCTCTTAACCCGGAAATTGCCTCTGTCGATGAGAACGGAACAGTCACCGCACACGCCAAAGGGGAGACTGTTGTCAAGGTAGCCTCCGTTGCCAACCCGGAGGCCACCGCTTCTGCCCGGATTATCGTGTCGGATATTCTTCACTACACAGATTACGATTCGGGAGCGAACGGGTGGCCGGTGGATCCGAACCGCAGCATTGTAACGGTGAACGGAAACAAGATGTACAAAATTCTGAAGGGCGCCTCTGCGCTTCATCCGAAGCTGTTCACGGACTATGATCTGACCTTCAAGCTGAGAACGCCTGCTGTGATGCCGGATCTTGGGACCCTCTATGTGTATGACCGTTCTGTCGCCAGCAATTCAGGCAAGATCGCATACAAGAAATTGGCGGACGGCACTTCACAGTGGATTCTCTACGGTCCAGCCTGGACGGTGCTTCAGACGAAGAATCTTCCAACCCAAGACTTGCAGCCGGATACCGACTATAATCTTCGTATTCTGGTGGATGGCTCCAGCATTCGCGTCTATGTGAACGGAGAACTGAGACTGGAAGGTTCCGATCCCAAACATAATGCTTCGGGAACGGTAGGTTTCTATGTGGGCGGTTTCAGTGAAATGTGGTTCGACGACGTGAAGTTTACGAGGATTGACAAGACCGCACCTGTTAGCACAGCCGTCTTGACTCCGGCGCTGCCTGATGGTGCGGACGGCTGGTATACTCAGCCCGTTACGGTCCAATTGAATACTGCAGATACGGGTACCAGTGTAACGGACACCGTATACAGCATAAATGGCGGAGATACATGGCTGCCTTACCAGGGACCGCTCACCTTTAGCCAAGACGGCCAGTATTCACTGCTTTACCGCTCGGTTGACTACGCCGGAAACAGTGAGGAATCGAAAACCTTGAGCTTCAAGCTGGATAGCAGTGCCCCTGAGTTAACTGTGGCAGAGCCGGCCCCGAAAGCCTATGCGGGGACAGAATCGCTGACCTTGTCTTGGGCGGCCATCGATGCGATGTCCGGGGTGGATTCCGCCAAAACTGTTGCTCGGCTGGATGAGGAAGCCGTAGAGCCGGGAACGCAGGTTCCACTGTACACGCTGGATATCGGCTCTCACACGTTCGCGGTATCCGTCAGCGACAGCGCGGGGAACAGGCAGGAGAGCACAGTGACTTTCTCAACGTATGCCGATGTAAGCTCGCTGAAAGCACTCGTTGGCCTGTTCAAAGAGAAGTCTTGGATAGACAATCACGGGATTGCGAACAGTCTGCTCGTGAAACTTGTACACGGTCAAGTGGAAGCGTTCGTTCATCAGGTTCAAGCCCAAAGCGGCAAGCATATCCAGGCTGAAGCGGCCTCCTATCTGCTGCGGGATGCCAACCATATCCTGCAAGGGATTGGAGCGCAAGATAAACTACAGGATGGGATTCCCGGCTAA
- a CDS encoding metallophosphoesterase yields the protein MRRQAGTAKKRNLSPRPRPKDSLKLKVQAQIINFAVIGDSHVGYGNSSAIFRKLLPKSVSSGNKKFVIFGGDNAQAGANHGNNADAFYKDFKDTVTSTLGSIPYKASIGNWEASTQSLFKQYLGAVAGQMNFPGTQAKVKYVWLDCALGAFTPESLNILKNLDDRYYYIIDFHWPLKVSGITVAPSHVLSGAETNKFFTAIPAKVRDKVLAIFTHHGHLFYRKLANIYPGFPSTKFFVCGCSGDYKCKPNGDRGYYNATLTINGSAVTVNAYKVPVM from the coding sequence GTGAGAAGGCAGGCAGGGACAGCTAAAAAACGGAACCTTTCACCCAGACCCCGACCCAAAGACAGCTTGAAGCTTAAGGTGCAGGCACAGATCATTAACTTTGCCGTGATCGGAGATAGTCATGTGGGGTATGGGAACAGCTCGGCTATTTTTAGAAAGCTTTTGCCAAAATCAGTGAGCAGCGGGAATAAGAAGTTTGTGATTTTTGGCGGGGATAATGCCCAGGCAGGAGCCAATCATGGAAATAATGCCGATGCCTTCTACAAGGACTTCAAGGATACGGTTACCAGCACGCTCGGGAGTATTCCTTATAAAGCATCGATAGGAAATTGGGAGGCAAGCACTCAGTCCTTGTTCAAACAATATTTAGGTGCGGTTGCCGGGCAAATGAATTTCCCGGGTACGCAGGCAAAGGTGAAGTATGTATGGCTGGATTGTGCGCTAGGGGCATTCACACCGGAAAGCCTAAATATTCTGAAAAATTTAGACGACCGTTATTATTATATTATTGATTTTCATTGGCCATTGAAAGTGAGCGGGATTACGGTTGCTCCCAGTCATGTGTTAAGCGGGGCAGAGACGAATAAGTTTTTTACGGCGATTCCAGCGAAAGTGAGAGATAAAGTGCTGGCCATATTTACACACCACGGGCATTTGTTTTATCGGAAGCTGGCCAATATTTATCCGGGGTTCCCTTCAACTAAATTCTTCGTGTGCGGATGTTCAGGGGATTATAAATGCAAGCCAAACGGTGACCGGGGGTATTACAACGCCACATTGACCATTAATGGGTCTGCTGTCACTGTGAACGCTTATAAGGTGCCGGTTATGTAG
- a CDS encoding VOC family protein, producing the protein MSGVLGNHFVTQIGILVNDIEKVSRAYADFFGLAVPEIIITDTADIAQTRYNGGATEARAKLAFFDMGSLQLELIEPDHQPSTWRDYLNEHGEGPHHIAFVIEGMQEKIMLLEGRGFPLQQKGEYDGGRYAYMDTFKELKVLVELLENDKQ; encoded by the coding sequence ATGTCAGGAGTTCTCGGCAATCATTTCGTTACGCAGATTGGAATTTTGGTGAATGATATTGAGAAGGTAAGCCGGGCGTATGCGGACTTTTTTGGACTGGCGGTGCCGGAAATTATCATTACCGATACGGCAGATATTGCCCAGACCCGGTATAACGGCGGGGCGACGGAGGCGCGGGCCAAGCTCGCTTTTTTTGACATGGGCTCCTTGCAGCTGGAACTGATTGAGCCGGATCATCAGCCGAGCACTTGGCGCGATTACTTGAATGAGCATGGGGAAGGGCCTCATCATATCGCTTTTGTAATCGAAGGAATGCAGGAAAAGATTATGCTGCTCGAAGGCAGAGGGTTCCCGCTGCAGCAGAAGGGCGAGTATGACGGGGGACGTTATGCTTATATGGATACGTTCAAGGAATTGAAGGTGCTCGTGGAGCTACTGGAGAACGATAAGCAATAA
- a CDS encoding carbohydrate ABC transporter permease, whose translation MDHKKRSRLMQQFIFVGPTSLFFFVIVLIPFFLGLYYSFTSWNGISRHVEWTGLRNYLHIFTKDPSFLNSFWFTAKFTLFGLVLTNLLGFTLAYVLTRKLFTRNVLRTVFFVPHVIGGLLLGFIWQFIFVRGFASMGQATGWSFFNLPWLGTEATAFWAIVIVFVWQNAGYLMVIYISAINNVPQSLIEASKVDGAGRMQALRHVTIPLVMPAVTVCLFLSISWSFKLFDLNLSLTKGGPFKATESVALNIYNEAYTISRFGMGSAKAMVFFVIVAVISLLQVSATKKREVEL comes from the coding sequence ATGGACCATAAAAAAAGATCACGCCTGATGCAGCAGTTTATTTTTGTCGGGCCAACTTCCCTTTTTTTCTTTGTTATTGTGCTGATTCCATTCTTTTTGGGCCTTTATTATTCGTTTACCAGTTGGAACGGAATCTCACGGCATGTCGAGTGGACCGGGCTGCGAAACTATTTACATATTTTCACCAAAGACCCTTCGTTTCTGAATTCGTTCTGGTTCACCGCGAAGTTCACTTTGTTTGGACTGGTGCTGACGAATCTGCTCGGATTCACACTCGCTTATGTGCTGACCCGCAAGCTATTTACGCGCAATGTGCTGAGAACGGTATTTTTTGTCCCCCATGTCATTGGCGGTTTGCTGCTCGGATTCATCTGGCAGTTTATTTTTGTTAGAGGGTTTGCCTCCATGGGACAGGCCACCGGCTGGTCCTTCTTTAATCTGCCTTGGCTCGGTACGGAAGCCACTGCATTCTGGGCTATTGTAATCGTCTTCGTGTGGCAAAATGCGGGTTATCTGATGGTGATCTACATCTCGGCCATCAACAACGTGCCGCAGAGCCTGATCGAAGCGTCCAAAGTGGACGGGGCCGGACGTATGCAAGCCTTGCGCCATGTCACCATTCCGCTGGTGATGCCGGCTGTAACCGTTTGCTTATTTTTGTCCATCTCCTGGTCCTTCAAGCTGTTCGACCTGAACCTGTCGCTGACCAAAGGCGGCCCCTTCAAGGCTACCGAATCGGTCGCGCTTAATATTTACAATGAGGCCTACACGATCAGCCGGTTCGGCATGGGATCGGCCAAAGCAATGGTCTTCTTCGTCATTGTGGCCGTCATCTCCCTGCTGCAGGTTAGTGCAACCAAGAAAAGAGAGGTGGAGCTGTAA
- a CDS encoding carbonic anhydrase, producing MRINKKVSRILFPIMVLSVMAGCGSNEQKNEAEANKEPATTVSAHPAHWSYEGETSPEHWAELDKLFTTCSTGTAQSPINILHEKVQDDESLSPIKVEYAPSPVSIINNGHTIQVNLKNQDNRITLEGKTYILQQFHFHLPSEHEVDGKHADMELHFVHKSEDETLAVLSVLITKGSENVELKKLWSVLPSEESEQEVPVEGVFDMNQLLPTDLHSFRYQGSLTTPPCTEGVQWIVLENPVQWSDEQIGKFEGIFPHDNRPVQALGSREIDSEK from the coding sequence ATGCGTATCAACAAAAAGGTGTCCCGAATACTGTTTCCCATCATGGTCTTGTCTGTGATGGCGGGATGCGGAAGCAACGAACAGAAGAACGAGGCAGAAGCGAATAAGGAACCCGCTACCACAGTAAGCGCCCACCCTGCGCATTGGTCCTATGAAGGTGAAACGTCCCCGGAACACTGGGCTGAACTGGATAAACTGTTCACAACCTGCAGTACAGGTACGGCCCAGTCGCCGATTAACATTCTTCATGAGAAAGTGCAGGATGATGAGAGCCTGTCCCCTATCAAGGTTGAGTATGCGCCGTCCCCGGTGTCTATCATTAACAACGGCCACACGATCCAGGTTAACCTAAAAAATCAGGACAACCGTATCACCCTTGAAGGAAAGACGTATATCTTGCAGCAGTTTCATTTCCATCTGCCCAGCGAGCATGAGGTAGATGGCAAACATGCCGATATGGAGCTTCATTTTGTCCATAAAAGTGAAGACGAGACGCTTGCTGTGCTGAGTGTCCTAATCACTAAAGGCTCCGAAAATGTTGAGCTGAAAAAGCTTTGGTCTGTGCTCCCCTCCGAGGAGAGCGAACAGGAAGTCCCGGTTGAGGGTGTCTTCGACATGAACCAGCTGCTTCCAACAGACCTTCACTCGTTCCGCTATCAAGGATCACTCACCACACCTCCATGTACCGAAGGGGTACAGTGGATCGTCCTGGAAAATCCCGTTCAATGGTCTGATGAGCAAATCGGCAAATTCGAAGGCATTTTCCCGCATGACAATCGCCCCGTACAAGCGCTCGGCTCCCGGGAGATAGATAGCGAGAAATAA
- a CDS encoding carbohydrate ABC transporter permease: METTAKKFSAHLLFAELLMIVLGLVFLVPFYFLLANSVKSYSEILSDSAALPSVFQWSNYADAWKATDFPRAFLNSFVVTVISNILLAFLCSMCAYKMVRNNSRYNRFLYIALVAAMVIPFQAIMIPLVQIVSGLGVMDSTAGLILAYLGFGAPMTVFLFHGFVKSVPIDIEEASRVDGSSPYGTFFRIVLPLMQPIIVTVIILNTLWIWNDYLMPSLILQAPSLRTIPIATYSFFGQYTKQWDLALPGLVLGITPVVIFFLLMQKYIIEGIAQGSVKG, translated from the coding sequence ATGGAGACTACCGCAAAAAAATTCAGTGCCCACCTGCTGTTTGCCGAGTTACTGATGATTGTACTGGGGCTTGTTTTTCTGGTTCCGTTTTACTTCCTGCTGGCCAATTCGGTCAAAAGCTACAGCGAGATTCTTTCGGATTCCGCTGCGCTGCCCTCCGTGTTCCAGTGGAGCAACTACGCCGATGCGTGGAAAGCTACCGATTTCCCGCGTGCTTTCCTGAACTCTTTTGTCGTCACGGTAATCAGCAATATCCTGCTGGCTTTCCTCTGCTCCATGTGTGCCTATAAAATGGTCCGCAACAACAGCAGATACAACCGCTTCCTCTATATCGCGCTCGTAGCGGCCATGGTTATTCCTTTTCAGGCGATCATGATTCCGCTGGTGCAGATCGTCAGCGGCCTGGGCGTAATGGATTCGACGGCCGGTCTGATTTTGGCGTATTTGGGGTTTGGTGCGCCAATGACCGTTTTTCTTTTCCACGGCTTCGTCAAATCGGTACCCATCGACATTGAAGAGGCTTCGCGGGTGGATGGCAGCAGTCCCTACGGTACTTTTTTCCGGATCGTACTGCCGCTGATGCAGCCGATCATCGTCACCGTCATTATTCTGAACACTCTGTGGATCTGGAACGATTACCTGATGCCTTCACTCATTCTGCAGGCCCCATCGCTCCGCACCATTCCCATCGCCACTTACAGCTTCTTCGGGCAATATACGAAGCAGTGGGATTTGGCGCTTCCGGGTCTCGTGCTCGGGATTACACCTGTGGTCATCTTTTTCCTGCTGATGCAGAAGTATATTATTGAAGGGATCGCCCAAGGCTCCGTCAAGGGCTGA
- a CDS encoding ABC transporter substrate-binding protein, with protein MNKKRGILLACSLLLALLTAGCGRGSDNAGGIKTVHIYQFKVEISEALASLKTEFEKEHPDIRLEIQSVGGGSDYGASLRAKFSSGDEPDIFTIGGNNERDMWLEYLEDLSGEAWAKDVKPLAAEQMTVDGKLYGMPMNLEGYGFIYNKDLFKQAGITGKPLTLAALREAAEKLKAAGITPFANGYQEWFVLGNHNVNVAFAQQPDPEAFIAGLTDGSKSFAGDPVFSKWIDLLDLTVEYGNKNPLSTDYNTQVTMVASGEAAMMQQGNWTQGQIDGIDPDLNLGILPMPIDDTPEDNDKLYVGVPSNWVVNKFSPVKEDAKLFLDWLVTSETGKQYITKEFQFIPALDSIKGSEEDLGALGAEVLDYTDKDQALTWNWSRLPNGMPQELSSSIQGYLGGKLPKEGMLKEFQINWDNLSVQ; from the coding sequence ATGAATAAAAAACGTGGAATTCTCCTCGCATGCTCCCTGCTGCTGGCCCTGCTAACGGCCGGCTGTGGACGCGGCAGCGACAATGCGGGTGGAATCAAAACTGTGCATATCTACCAGTTCAAGGTCGAAATCTCCGAAGCACTGGCTTCGCTCAAGACTGAATTCGAGAAGGAACACCCGGACATCCGGCTGGAGATTCAGAGCGTCGGCGGCGGCAGCGACTATGGCGCTTCCCTAAGGGCGAAGTTCTCATCCGGGGATGAGCCGGACATCTTCACTATCGGCGGCAACAATGAGCGTGACATGTGGCTGGAATATCTGGAGGATCTGAGCGGAGAAGCCTGGGCTAAGGATGTGAAGCCACTGGCTGCCGAACAAATGACTGTAGATGGCAAGCTCTACGGCATGCCCATGAATCTGGAAGGGTACGGCTTCATTTATAATAAGGATCTGTTCAAGCAAGCCGGAATTACCGGGAAGCCGCTGACTCTGGCCGCTCTGCGCGAGGCTGCCGAAAAGCTGAAGGCCGCAGGGATCACACCTTTTGCCAACGGCTATCAGGAATGGTTCGTGCTCGGTAACCACAATGTGAACGTAGCCTTCGCCCAGCAGCCCGATCCCGAAGCATTCATCGCCGGTCTGACGGACGGCTCCAAGTCCTTCGCCGGAGACCCGGTTTTCTCCAAGTGGATCGACCTGCTTGACCTGACGGTGGAATACGGGAACAAGAACCCGCTCTCGACCGACTATAATACCCAGGTCACCATGGTGGCCAGCGGGGAAGCCGCGATGATGCAGCAGGGCAACTGGACCCAAGGCCAGATTGACGGGATTGACCCGGATCTTAACCTGGGCATCCTGCCGATGCCGATTGACGATACCCCGGAAGATAACGATAAGCTCTATGTAGGGGTGCCAAGCAACTGGGTAGTCAACAAGTTCTCCCCGGTTAAAGAGGACGCTAAGCTCTTCCTGGATTGGCTCGTTACCTCGGAGACCGGCAAGCAATATATCACCAAGGAATTCCAGTTCATCCCTGCGCTCGACAGCATCAAGGGAAGCGAAGAGGATCTCGGGGCACTTGGCGCTGAGGTGCTGGACTATACAGACAAGGATCAGGCGCTGACTTGGAACTGGTCGCGTCTGCCGAACGGAATGCCACAGGAGTTATCCAGCAGCATTCAAGGTTATCTCGGCGGTAAGCTGCCTAAAGAAGGCATGCTGAAGGAGTTCCAGATCAATTGGGATAATCTGAGTGTGCAGTAA
- a CDS encoding SDR family oxidoreductase, translating to MNILITGAGRGLGVELAAEALKRGHGVIAGVRHPDQEQTALSQLAATYGAKLTVAALDVTNEEGIAELAASLKGQGRTLGAIINNAAILTARNTPVEELDLKDMLTTMDINLYGPMRVVKHFLPLLTEPDRSIINISSEAGSITNAYPGDYPYAISKTALNMFSQQLHVYLQERGIQVLSVHPGWMHTDMGGEEAPTNPRSSAEGIISLIEQRRAPEGHFMFVDYTGKDMDI from the coding sequence ATGAACATTCTAATTACCGGTGCGGGACGCGGGCTGGGTGTTGAGCTGGCGGCCGAAGCACTGAAGCGCGGGCATGGAGTGATTGCCGGAGTTCGCCATCCTGATCAGGAACAGACCGCGCTGTCGCAGCTTGCTGCAACCTATGGAGCCAAGCTGACCGTGGCCGCGCTGGATGTGACGAACGAAGAGGGAATCGCGGAGCTGGCTGCTAGTCTGAAAGGGCAAGGGCGGACGCTCGGTGCGATCATCAACAATGCGGCGATCCTGACCGCCCGGAATACGCCGGTAGAAGAGCTGGATCTGAAGGACATGCTGACAACGATGGATATTAATCTGTACGGGCCGATGCGGGTGGTCAAGCATTTCCTGCCGCTGCTCACCGAGCCTGACCGTTCAATCATCAACATCTCGTCGGAAGCGGGCAGCATCACCAATGCCTATCCGGGTGATTATCCTTATGCCATCTCCAAAACAGCACTCAATATGTTCTCGCAGCAGCTGCATGTGTATTTGCAAGAACGCGGCATACAGGTGCTGAGCGTACATCCCGGCTGGATGCATACGGATATGGGCGGGGAAGAGGCGCCGACGAACCCGCGCAGCAGTGCCGAGGGCATTATCAGCCTGATCGAGCAACGCCGCGCTCCGGAAGGGCATTTCATGTTCGTGGATTATACCGGCAAAGATATGGACATCTAG